The stretch of DNA TTGATGtaagttttttttgtaagatAATTTCTAATACTAAGGCTTGACAACTTGTAGtcttaatttaataatttaagtttgattgattttgtggAGTCTAAACTCATCAGATTCAAGAATCCAGTCTGACTCAGATTCACACCCATGCACATCACGCTGCCTCAACACTATAAagagttttcatttcattttactgaGATTCCACAGAACAACAATATAGTCACCATGTTTTGAGATGCCTTTTAACAGCTTCAGGGAACCTCCAAAAAATACTTATTCAATTGTGTATTAACCTGCTTTGAAATCCTTCTCACAGCTCCTGTAGTGATGAAAATGTGTCAATGTCACTTTGAACTAAAGGCCTGTATTTATAGGTTTAACGGAGCCTCATTTTGACACTGAGCCCTATTAATTGAGCTCTCCACAGACATCTCCCTGTATCTAAAATAGGTAGGAAGTCCATGCTGGAGGTGAAGAGGGACAAAGTAGGCCAAGGACTCTCACAGAAAATAGACTGTGACTCACTGAGGGGCCGCATCATCTTGGGAGAGAACAGGAAATGGGAGAGAATGTGGGTTAACAATAATCGTTTTAGGTGCACGAGCACAGGCCCCCCATTATGACTGTCAGGTTTTAATACGGCTGAAAAAGGGGCGACATAAACTTTATCTAATATGTAACATCGACTATACTTACATGGCCATATGTTGAATGTTTGCATCAGTGTGAAATGTAACCAAGCACATTTACTTTACCACAATATTAAGTATCTTGAACTGTAATGAAACGTATTATACATACAATGTATTAAACTCTGTTGTAACTGCAACGACAACcaccagaaaacacaaagaaaataatgtgacaattatagaaatacaaaaaaaaaaaatcagacagcACAATGTTACTCTAATTTTCATGTAGAAATGTTAGCATATTAATAAGGGATTTTCTTTAAAAGGAGTCAGCgtgagaagattgacaccactctcatgtctctaCTGTGAATATGACTCTTAAGCCAGAAGCTGCTTAGCTTGGCTTGGCTTCGCTTAgcttaaagactgaaaacagggggaaacaacTAGGCTGGCTTTCTACAAAGGTTTAAGTATTTCATCGTTTTTATCTCTAGTCTAGTGTTTGCACGtttttctttaatgtgttttatagtGATGTTTGGTTTTGATGCAGTAATTTCCTCAATCCAATACAATTGTCTCATGTAGGACAATAAAATAACCTTCattttttacttaaaatatCTAAACACTTCTTTCACTACTGATTAATCTGACACTAAATGTAAAAGTAAGCTTATATTCCCATCTTGCTTTCTCAATAACTCCTGTTAATCCCAGCCACTGACACGAAACTTACTTTCAACTGGTGGAATCAATGCATCTGTATATTAATCTGTATTAAACTTGTGATTCATTTCAGAGTTTTAAACATAGACTGAAGGTTTTTATGGTGAACATCATGTTGCTCAGTATTCTGTACATCACTGCCCCCCTGTGGGGATAATTGTCACTGCAATGTCAAAAACTGTTCCCACAGACTAAACAGTCAGTTTCAAAACATCAGCCAATCTTTATTTACAAGTCCTAAcataacaaaagacaaacatacagTTGGTGGCAGAGGGCTTATTCctacacacagtcacaatgGTGGGAAACCCTTAAACCagacaagaaagaagaaaaaaaagaaaattcacatCAACTAAATTCTCCCCTCAACTCCTGCAAGGTTCAGCATCTCACTCAAGTACACACATACAATGAATATATTTAGACTTGCATATAGTAGTTTTTCCTCAGCTAGCTGGTTCGTACATCATCACTTTGACCAATGAGGAAATTAACTATTGAGAAGATGACTGAAGACAGGGTGAGGGCCAAGTGTAGCAAGACAAAACATACTTTAGCTCCACTGACACTCGGATGGGCACTTTCTTGTTCAATCCACACAAATTGCTTAGCAGTAACTTTTCACACTGCAAAACTATACTTAAGGATTCCCAGTCATGTAGGCATAAACATGACGGATGAAAAACAGAGTAGGAGTGATGTGTGGACGTAAAAGTGACATATCAGCAAGTCTTTTCTTGGGAggagttatttttaaaacaaatattcagcagtaacacacacacacacacacacaacgggTTCCTAACGGTATTTGTTTGTGAGATGAAAATTGGATGGGAATCTTAATGACCATGAGGATGGAGGGCACATTCAGGAAAGGGCAGGCAGAACAAACCCATGGCACTTGAACGAACATGGGAATTAAATCAGGCATTGGAACAGGCGATAGATCTGTGGTAAGGCGTCAACAATAATATTTATCGTCATCATGACTCACACAAGCATTtcactctatttttttttttctccctcaaaACTCTGCATACAGAATGATATAAAAGCCATCTTACACATAAATCTGTTGTCTCTGCCCAAACTGAAATCACCACTTTTAATGTTGCATCATTAACAAAAATCATAATGGTGGTTTCATCTACCAGTTAACACATTCTACACACTGGGAAGTTTGTATCTGAGAGACCCGTACATGCTTGAATCTGTtgcttttaatgaaaaacagctttaaataaCACGCTTCATGAAGTATTCTTCTGACTTATGCACACCAAACTTCAAACTATATCGGCAGCGTATTGTTGCTCCTTTCAGTTTGGGTTTCAAAATCAGCGTCCTGTGGTTCAGTGACTATCACTCTATATGTTAATCACAAACAAGAGGACAGGCATAAGAGGTGCAGTGAAGCAAGCAACATAGAATATATGATGCTGTGCACATTTGCAAATTCAATGCAGCAATTCAAACATCAACAGCAAGGATCTGAAGTTGTTttacccccccacacactgtGATAAGCTACAGTACATCTCCACATGTACACTACATCCGTCTCATTTGTACATGAAATAATTTCAAGTATGTTAGAGGACTTTTTTAcacaactgaaaaacaaacaaaaaatgttcatttcctTGTCTTCTGTGGAAAATTTAAAAGGAAAGGGGACTCTTGATAGCAGGGTGGATAAAAGGGCCTTTTACAGGGACATTCTTCAATTTAAGCCCATAAACTTTGTTCTAATTGTTTGAATGTCAGCTACTCCACAAATGAGCTTTAACATAATCTGAGATGCATCTAAAATTCAAAAGTAGTCCAGACAAAGAGCAAGTTTCTTGACAGCAGTGGAGCCAGTCATTCAGTGGAgtcctcattcaaaataaatttaaaaagtacatatttttttttagaagtaACTGGATGCAATATGAAACTGATTATTGTTATTGAGACTTGGCTGTTCCCCCTCACACTGCACCAACGCTGTGGAGTTCACATTTGGCTTTAAATGTTTaggacaaagtgtttttttgttctaACTCTGGCAGACTGCTATTGCCTTGGGTCTGAGGAGCAAGGTTGTGGATCCATGGGTACATATTCCACAGGCAAAGGCCTAAAAATaacgagagagagaaaaatacaacaacaacaacaactaagaACCAACAATAGAACTAAAACACACTTTCAAGggttaataataaaaaatatatatataaaaaaaaaaactaccattCATTATCCTCCCCTGACTTACATGGAGCAGCAGGATCGGGTATTGATGATAAACAGGTTATCAGGCTACTtctgtttcacagcagcagtatCTTCATCCTTCAGGACAAACTTTTTCCTCAGAGCTTCTGAAATCAGAGAGGCTGAGTCCTCCTCTCTGAGGGACGTACAGCCTCTGTTGTACCTGCAACGACACCCACGCAAAGGTTAAAATATTTCATCAACGAGAGGCTGTACAACCAgctgttttaacatgttttataccatgtggtctgggtgaatacttgattctgcTGGATGTCTGGATGTTTAaaagtgataatggacacctaTTAAGTAGTTCTGGTGAAACTGTCTCTTCACTGTCTAAATTAATGTGCTGGCTGGAGCTGGCTGGAGCTGGCTGGAGTGACCATAGCAACAAGGACACAATCAGAGCCTTTGTTTTCAATTTGTTGCAGCACCTTACCAAGCTAGTTTATTTCCAACAGTGGTTGTAACGCTGgtccttcagtgtctcatcctctgaacaccacaatATGGAGACACataagctgcaggaagtagactgagACTTTGGATCACATGATCGCTTTCTGATCACGTCTTTGAAACTGTTTACATTAATGATCCACATTCACACGGGACAGCCGGTCgatctggagcttttgtctgcTATCCTGAAAAGCTGTCGCTGTGTGGAAAATCAGGGCAACAATGATATGGGGTGAAGTCAGCACAAACGATCCTCTCACATCTCACGTTAAGCCCATCgaacatggtgttaaaaaacCTTCTGGCTGCTtaatgtctggcctggtgccaccgattgtaaaataatattgatgtagAGGTGGAATATATGATTGAAAGTCTGCATGAGGGCTTTTATTTAGAAAACTGACTGGAttgtctctgctgtttgtttgtctgactacGCCTCTGTGCTGGTTGATGCAGTCGGGCCGCGGCGAGCGTTGGAAATAGAACTGGCGCGTATCTTTAGTAGAGAGATGGGTGGGTTTTAAAGCATTGACTAGAGTGGGCACGATGAGTTCTGGCACCTGCAGCGCAGCCGGAACGCGACTCAGGCGCCTCCAGTGGGTTTCAGCCTTTACATATCTCAGTtattgaaaagtgaaaaaacaaacaatttacagttttacagGGGTTTATGTACTGGACTGTATCTTAGTCAGggacagtgacttcctggaatCTCTGGTCACAATGACAAGACTCCTGGAGACAGGAGATGCAATGTGGAAATTATTCGACTAACACACAACGAAAAAGAAAACTCATAAAGGGCTTTGGCCCATTGAGAACTCTAACCTGTCTTTGCTCATCTTCATGCGGTTCATGTCCTTCAGGATGTCCATAACATCAGCAAAGCTGGTGGACTTCGATAGCGACACTGtatcctcctctgcctcccgGAAGTCCATGCTGGGTCTGTCCAGGTCAAAGGTTGCTGATGCCGTCATGGAAACAGGCGGCAGAGGGTCAGGGACAAGCTCTgacaccacagacaccacatctttctcatcttcctcttcctcctcctcctcttcctcctcctccgtgacatcactgatgacaAACGAAGCACCAGCTGTGGCAGCCGGCTGGTAGGGCACCGTCTCGAAAGGCGCCATGGAGAAGCTCATGCTTGTGTCGTCAGGAGAGAgcaggtcaggggtcagggggTTGGATCCtaaaagaaagaggagcagcagcacggAGAAATGAGCGGCTCTGTGATTGTTGTTTAATGTAGACTGAGTTGGGCAgtgctgagagggagagacaggtcCACTGAAAACGGCAAGAGCCCGAACGccatttctatttttatctgTCATTTCCAACGTGATTCAGGAGCTTGTGTATAGGTATGCTACTGCTGATTTCAGTAGCTCTCATCACACGTTAAGTAGGGAGAATCTATACTatcacacacaatgaaaataattcatgAGACAAGCATTCATTCTTGTACACCATTACCTCCCCTGAAAGCCCACACGATTCTAGGATCACATTACCTCCCTCACAGCTTAACTGCATCACTGCACAGAAAGCACACAACACTGTCACTTGGCATGAAGTCCTGGTCTACACAAGGTCCTTCCCCTGTTCACAGATCAACTCACTACACAAACCTTACTGGCCAGCTTGACAATAGCAATTCAGTCTGACAGTGAGAACACAATACAAACGAATACATGGCAGTTTCTATCATTACAACCCAGTTAAACTTTCATGAAGTGACACCCAACCGCCACTGTGCAGGAGAGATTATCTTTTACCACTGACCTACAAACTGATGCCAAGACATCTTAGTACCAAAGAGCTTTAGGAAAATCAGGGCAGCCAACTTGGCAACAGAAGGATCACAGTCACATGAAGGTAGTAACTCCGTGGTGAAACACAGGCTcaataaagcaattttaaatttgaactGAAGCAGCCTTCTGAAGTCTAAAGTATCAATGAGGAGGTTATCATGTTACCAGTTCTCACCAGTCCTTCATTCAAATCTAGAGTggacatgtttaaaatgtgtgcaCTGCAATTCTTGCTTTGGTTACCTACCAGAATCACTTGCCACAATCTTGGCGATCTGTGCACGGAGTCTGCTGAGCTCGTCCTGTAGGGCAGTAGTACGGTTCAGCGCCGTCACCCCGGGCTTTCTTAGCCCCTCCATCCTCTTTCCCTCACGGCGGAAGTTGGGCACGGATGAGTTCCTGTGCAGCACCAGGAGAGGTGTGGGCCGCCATTCGTGTTTCAGAGGACGAGAGTCACTCCTGAAAACCGAACAGTGGGTGGGCAGTGTTAGTGAACTCTAACTTTTATTACCTCATAGGATTAGTCCAGCTTTTGAAGTAGGCTGCAAGTCATCTGatgtttctctttccctccatctaGTCCTCAGGAAAGTAATGATCATTTATGTTCAGTTTTTCCCACTACCTAAGGCTGCAAAAAGCAGCATAGACAGCTGAATGAATCCACAGCTCTCTGACGCAGATTCAGCAAAAATAAGACAATACAGCCCTGTGGTGCGATTAATGCAATGATGCAGTGAGTTAGTGAACTTGGCATTACTCCATAACCTTAGGGACTTATGGTGATGCTTACCGCACTCTAGCATATGTCTCCTCTTCATCTGCAACAATCCAGGCTATGTCGGCCAAGGTAGGGACCATAGGACCATCCATAGGCCGAATACTGGGCAGGCCTGGTAGTTCCTAAAGCGCAAGGACACAAGTTAATCTTATACACAAGCATTTCTATTGTAACAATAAGCAAATATCATTAATGGATAAAAAGCTATCGTGCAGGACTTATGGGACCTGAGATTTACCTGGAAGCATGCCCTTTGTGGGGGTTTGAGTGGAAGTGTGGAGCCTATTCTTCTCACAACACTACGGGTGGATCCATGAGGCTTATTCTGCCAGATAGGAATAACGTCCTGAAAAGCACATATTATACAACAATGTCTCTGCACAAAGTACAATATTCGAATATCAGTATTTAGCCTATAATTTGCTTTCCTGCACAATCATGTGAGAGAGAAGTGGTGTTAATTGAACAGTGTTAAGTAAAGATGTCCATAATAGATAGTAGACAAacttactgtttctgtttccatgGTGCCTGTGGGTCAGTCTCATTCGCTGGGAAGGTGCACACCGATGTTTGGTGCTAGCAGTGGCTGAAGACACAGCAGTTCAGTAAACGGATGCCATGTCAGTACGTCTGCCAACTTTTGGGATATAAATTAGTGATTAGTTAGAGCATCTGTTGAGAGAAACAAGCAGGAGGAGAACACTGCATCATTTAACCCAccaacaggaaaaacacagtttagAAATGTTAAGCTAAATGGCACAAGGTGAAATAATCATAATTGTAATAGATAATTAACTAGGCAAGTCacttttattatagtaatatgTCAAATGAAGTGGATGCGGTGGTTACACCTTCTAAATTTGTATTAAAAATGTCTCGCTATTTTGTATCATTATAAATCATATTATGATGCTTTGTATTATTAGGTgattatttaacattaaagctGTTGGCACTGctgaaaatgtacaatataaCCTTTATCTATTAAGTCATGTCACTGTAATAGAGATGTAAGACACACGAAAGACGGGTGAGCTTCACAGCATCCTGCCACACATAAAATATGAACAGATGAAAAGGTCCAAATTTCTTATGATGAGTTAGTTATCAGCACTGaacaatttaatatttaataaattataaacGGACTGTAGTTAGCTTTTGCGACTTAACGCTTGCTAATGTTGATACAACTTTATCATCTCGTCGTGACCAGATCAACATATGTAGCAGCAGTGCTAACACAACCTAAGCTAGCTAACGCATCGTTACATCTTCAATTCAAAGCAGCCAACATTGTTGAGTGAAAGCGCCGGACGGCCTGACAAACATCACCGTTGATGAAACAGCCCGATGAACGCCAGACGGACAGAAAGCTGTAGTGCATTAGTGATTAGCTTCTGCTGATAGCCCGGCTGCTGTAtgtaccaaacacacacacataccgcCAGTTAGCTTTAGCAGCACCAACAACGACCCTCTGGCTGACCCTCGACTGTGACACCAACAGCGCCATTTTACGGTGACTTTCACACATCTTTACAACATACATTCAACGCTGCAAGAGCGCAACTCACGGTAGATTATGTGGGCATATAGGGAAGCTAACCCGTTCAATTGTTAGCGAGAGGCAGCTTCTCCTCTTCGTCTTTCAGAGTTGTGTTGTCGTTCATTAGGCCGGAAACACGGGCCTCCCTTTGATGTGATTTGATTGGCTGGAGCCCCGTGAACTTCCTGTATCAAATCCTGTGAGGAACTATTGGTGGCTCCATGACACACTTCCGCATACCATGATTACACCAGAGGTCTAATAGAGGGTCGCTCTGATTTAGAAGAATACAAGAGATAAGTCTTCAGCTTAACTATTAAATATTGTACGTAGCAAGACATTTTTATCTGGCACTAAGCATTGGTGGccaagagaaagacagaagcaCTCTGATTAACCGAAAGAAAGGGGCTCTCTGATGGTCCAAAAGAAATAAGCAATGTGATTGGAAAGAGGCTGTTAAATGGGATTAAATCCTGCTGCATCTGTGTGATGCAGGAGAAAAATTAGGCAACTTTTAATtgcaaaaatattaatttataaatataaagGCGAGCAAGGTGCATTGAATGAGAAAGAGATACTATAGGAACTTGAACAAATAACTTAAGTAAACAACATAGAAGTAATACgataataaattaataacttaaaataaataaacaaaagagaaaggggACTTTGGATTCCGCAGATATTTTCAATGATCTCTGAGGAGAAACTTGACATGTTTTCTTTACATCAGTCTCACAGACAAGATGTCTGAAGACAAGATGATTCACTCCCACCTACTTCCGGTTTCGCTGTAGTCTGCCGTCGGTGAGGAACTATCTTGACAATCGGCGCGATGGCGCTTTAAGCGCTGGGCGGAGCTTGAATATTGAACTTGTTACTGTTGTCTGCAGTGATATCACAACACTGCAATATGAGGACGCGCTCATATGACCGCCACCCATCTCCATCCCTAGGCAAGACGCAGGTCAGTAAAGATACTGCTCAGTTTACCTGATGCTCCCATAACTCCCTCATctctgctgaggagctgctgatgtaatatttttttttctgccatagCAGCAGTCTCGATCATTATGTTCTGTCGTCTGAAATGCTTACTTCCTCCACGGGAATTATTGCCCTGTAGCATATACAGGAAGCAAATTgtgatcacttttttttttacatcatatgAGAGAGTGAGGGATGCAGAACAACGCTACACTAACCCTGTTGTATCTGTTAATTCAGACATGACAGACAAGTCACCACCCAAGGGATGTGTCATGAGCTGCCAAAATTAGGCTTTTTTTCCGGGATGTGGCCAGATGCATTTCCATGGCATCATATGAACATAGTCCATAGTAGTCATGTCTAAACACATCAGTGCATCAGTAAGAGAAAGGCAATACAATATTTGATCCATTATATTGATATGCAACAATAACTTGCTTCACATCATTATAGAAATGTTTAAGGTTAAACTATTCATAAGTGTAAAGTGAACCTCATTCTGCAGCCATGTACCAGGAGCTCAGACTCATTGATTGCAAGCACATTCCCACACACTAATTATATGGATTGATTGACAGTTTAATTGAATTGGAAACCTGGCtcctttattttgttaaatgtctGACTCACTTCCTTATGGGGTCATGTGCCTGCAGGTATGACTTTtacctccttctctctccctctgtcaagATGTTTGTAAAATCAGCCCACATTTTATGACTTATTGTCTCATGTAGGTGTAGCTGTAACTGGGACAAAAGGTAGGCATGGG from Pempheris klunzingeri isolate RE-2024b chromosome 13, fPemKlu1.hap1, whole genome shotgun sequence encodes:
- the mtfr1l gene encoding mitochondrial fission regulator 1-like isoform X2, with the protein product METETDVIPIWQNKPHGSTRSVVRRIGSTLPLKPPQRACFQELPGLPSIRPMDGPMVPTLADIAWIVADEEETYARVRSDSRPLKHEWRPTPLLVLHRNSSVPNFRREGKRMEGLRKPGVTALNRTTALQDELSRLRAQIAKIVASDSGSNPLTPDLLSPDDTSMSFSMAPFETVPYQPAATAGASFVISDVTEEEEEEEEEEEDEKDVVSVVSELVPDPLPPVSMTASATFDLDRPSMDFREAEEDTVSLSKSTSFADVMDILKDMNRMKMSKDRYNRGCTSLREEDSASLISEALRKKFVLKDEDTAAVKQK
- the mtfr1l gene encoding mitochondrial fission regulator 1-like isoform X1 is translated as METETRHCCIICAFQDVIPIWQNKPHGSTRSVVRRIGSTLPLKPPQRACFQELPGLPSIRPMDGPMVPTLADIAWIVADEEETYARVRSDSRPLKHEWRPTPLLVLHRNSSVPNFRREGKRMEGLRKPGVTALNRTTALQDELSRLRAQIAKIVASDSGSNPLTPDLLSPDDTSMSFSMAPFETVPYQPAATAGASFVISDVTEEEEEEEEEEEDEKDVVSVVSELVPDPLPPVSMTASATFDLDRPSMDFREAEEDTVSLSKSTSFADVMDILKDMNRMKMSKDRYNRGCTSLREEDSASLISEALRKKFVLKDEDTAAVKQK
- the mtfr1l gene encoding mitochondrial fission regulator 1-like isoform X3 codes for the protein METETNKPHGSTRSVVRRIGSTLPLKPPQRACFQELPGLPSIRPMDGPMVPTLADIAWIVADEEETYARVRSDSRPLKHEWRPTPLLVLHRNSSVPNFRREGKRMEGLRKPGVTALNRTTALQDELSRLRAQIAKIVASDSGSNPLTPDLLSPDDTSMSFSMAPFETVPYQPAATAGASFVISDVTEEEEEEEEEEEDEKDVVSVVSELVPDPLPPVSMTASATFDLDRPSMDFREAEEDTVSLSKSTSFADVMDILKDMNRMKMSKDRYNRGCTSLREEDSASLISEALRKKFVLKDEDTAAVKQK